In Sphaeramia orbicularis chromosome 5, fSphaOr1.1, whole genome shotgun sequence, a genomic segment contains:
- the nop56 gene encoding nucleolar protein 56 — protein sequence MVVLHVLFEHAAGYALFAVKEVEEIGMLLPQVEESVLSIGKFNSMVSLAAFFPFKSAQAALENMNAISEGVVHADLKLFLDTNLPRSGKKKAILGVSDAKIGAALQEEFSISIQTSGVVAEIIRGVRLHFHSLVKGLTAQAASKAQLGLGHSYSRAKVKFNVNRADNMIIQSIALLDQLDKDINTFSMRVREWYGYHFPELIKIVSDNSTYCRLAQLIGNRKELSEESLESLEEVVMDAAKAQAILDASRSSMGMDISPIDLINIERFSNRVVSLANYRLELQEYLRSRMSQVAPNLAALIGEVVGARLISHAGSLTNLAKYPASTVQILGAEKALFRALKTRGNTPKYGLIFHSTFIGRAAAKNKGRISRYLANKCTIASRIDCFSELPTSVFGDKLREQVEERLSFYETGEVPRKNVDVMKEAVKEAGDATAELKRKLEKKEKKRKKREKKLLEQANGEENGEAEMENGEADATVVKKKKKKQAADDEVQEEAPAAENGAEETPGKKKKKRKAEAEIEAEPAATDNGTEDTETPAKKKKKRKSEAVEAEPEEEAPEPVVSEKKKKKKKKEDSE from the exons ATG GTGGTGTTGCACGTGTTGTTCGAGCATGCGGCCGGCTATGCACTGTTCGCCGTCAAAGAGGTGGAGGAGATCGGCATGCTGCTGCCTCAG GTGGAGGAGAGCGTGCTCAGCATCGGGAAGTTCAACAGCATGGTCAGCCTGGCTGCCTTCTTTCCCTTCAAGTCGGCCCAGGCTGCTCTGGAGAACATGAATGCAATTTCAGAAG GTGTGGTTCATGCTGATCTTAAGTTGTTCCTTGACACAAATCTACCCCGTTCTGGAAAGAAGAAGGCAATCTTGGGGGTTTCAGATGCCAAGATTGGAGCAGCTTTACAAGAAGAATTTAGCATTTCTATCCAAACTAGTGGTGTTGTGGCTGAGATCATCAGAG GTGTGCGTCTCCACTTCCACTCTCTGGTGAAGGGGCTGACTGCTCAGGCTGCTTCTAAAGCTCAGCTGGGTCTCGGTCACAGCTACTCCAGAGCTAAGGTCAAGTTCAATGTTAACAGAGCTGACAACATGATTATTCAGTCCATTGCTCTGTTGGATCAACTGGACAAGGACATCAATACATTTTCCATGCGTGTCCG CGAGTGGTATGGTTATCACTTTCCAGAGCTGATCAAGATTGTGTCAGACAACTCAACGTACTGTCGCCTGGCCCAACTCATTGGAAACAGGAAGGAGTTGTCAGAGGAGAGCCTTGAGAGCTTGGAGGAGGTGGTGATGGACGCTGCCAAGGCTCAAGCCATCTTGGATGCATCACGTTCCTCCATGG GTATGGACATCTCTCCTATCGATCTAATCAACATTGAGAGGTTTTCAAACCGTGTAGTATCCTTGGCGAACTATCGACTGGAGCTGCAGGAATACCTGCGATCCAGGATGAGTCAAGTGGCTCCAAACCTGGCTGCTTTAATTGGAGAAGTG gtGGGAGCGCGTCTGATCTCCCATGCCGGCAGTCTGACCAACCTGGCCAAGTACCCGGCCTCCACTGTACAGATCTTGGGAGCAGAGAAGGCCCTGTTCAG AGCCCTCAAGACTCGTGGCAACACTCCCAAGTACGGTCTGATCTTCCACTCGACCTTCATTGGACGTGCTGCTGCCAAGAACAAAGGTCGGATCTCCAGATATCTGGCAAACAAGTGCACCATCGCCTCACGTATTGACTGTTTTTCCG aactcCCCACAAGTGTCTTTGGTGACAAGCTGCGAGAGCAGGTGGAAGAGCGTTTgtctttctatgaaactggagaGGTCCCACGGAAGAATGTGGATGTCATGAAAGAGGCTGTGAAAGAG GCTGGTGACGCTACAGCTGAATTAAAGAGGAAACttgagaagaaggaaaagaaacgcAAGAAGCGTGAAAAGAAGTTGCTAGAACAAGCGAATGGTGAAGAAAACGGTGAAGCTGAG atggagAATGGAGAAGCAGATGCCACTGttgtgaagaagaaaaagaagaaacaagcaGCTGATGATGAGGTCCAAGAGGAGGCGCCTGCTGCAGAGAACGGAGCAGAAGAAACCccaggaaagaagaaaaagaagcgaAAGGCAGAAGCCGAGATAGAGGCAGAACCCGCTGCAACAGATAACGGAACTGAGGACACAGAAACTCCagccaagaagaaaaagaaacgaaaGTCTGAGGCTGTTGAGGCAGAGCCAGAAGAAGAGGCCCCAGAACCTGTTGTGtctgagaaaaagaagaaaaagaagaagaaagaggactCTGAGTAG